One window of Streptomyces sp. SUK 48 genomic DNA carries:
- a CDS encoding valine--tRNA ligase encodes MTENAQQQPPAPDTELPTQYAPADVEGPLYERWVERGYFEADAKSEKPPYTVVIPPPNVTGSLHLGHAFEHTLIDALTRRKRMQGYETLWQPGMDHAGIATQNVVERELGKEGKSRHDLGREAFVERVWKWKGESGGQISGQMRRLGDGVDWSRERFTMDEGLSQAVQTIFKRLYDDELIYRAERIINWCPRCLTAISDIEVEYQDDDGELVSMKYGEGDDAIVVATTRAETMLGDTAVAVHPEDERYKHLVGKLIKLPLTDRSIPVVADAHVDPEFGTGAVKVTPAHDPNDFEIGQRHDLPSITVMDEHAVITVHGPFQGMDRLEARSAIVAALRAEGRIVAEKRPYVHSVGHCSRCKTTIEPRLSMQWWVKVGPLAKAAGDAVREGKVKIHPQEMEKRYFDWVDNLHDWCISRQLWWGHRIPVWYGPEGEVVCVGPGEEPPAGEGWHQDTDVLDTWFSSGLWPFSTMGWPERTESLAKFYPNSVLVTGYDILFFWVARMMMFGLYAMDGTPPFHTIALHGMVRDQFGKKMSKSFGNAVNPLDWMDKYGSDALRFTLARGANPGVDVPIGEDWVQGSRNFANKIWNATRFALMNGATVEGPLPEASRLSATDRWILSRLNSVVAEVDALYEDFQFAKLSDALFHFAWDEVFDWYVELSKTVFQAGGEPAEVSQRVLGEVLDVTLKLLHPVVPFVTETLWTTLTGGESLVIAEWPTDSGFRDAAAEQEISALQSVITEVRRFRADQGLQPGQRVPARLTLDGTALAPHEAAIRQLLRLQPEGDSFTATATLPIAGAEVALDLSGTIDVAAERKRLAKDLAAAEKEKAQATAKLGNEAFLAKAPDNVVDKIRTRLAKAEDDITRIQSQLEKLPQA; translated from the coding sequence GTGACCGAGAACGCTCAGCAGCAGCCACCCGCGCCCGACACCGAACTGCCGACCCAGTACGCGCCGGCCGATGTAGAGGGGCCGCTGTACGAGCGCTGGGTAGAGCGGGGGTACTTCGAGGCGGACGCGAAGAGCGAGAAGCCGCCGTACACCGTCGTCATCCCGCCGCCCAACGTCACCGGCTCCCTCCACCTGGGCCACGCCTTCGAGCACACGCTCATCGACGCCCTGACCCGCCGCAAGCGCATGCAGGGCTACGAGACCCTGTGGCAGCCCGGCATGGACCACGCCGGCATCGCCACCCAGAACGTGGTCGAGCGCGAGCTCGGCAAGGAGGGCAAGTCCCGCCACGACCTGGGCCGCGAGGCGTTCGTCGAGCGCGTCTGGAAGTGGAAGGGCGAGTCCGGCGGCCAGATCTCCGGCCAGATGCGCCGCCTCGGCGACGGCGTCGACTGGTCCCGTGAGCGCTTCACCATGGACGAGGGCCTCTCCCAGGCCGTCCAGACCATCTTCAAGCGCCTGTACGACGACGAGCTGATCTACCGCGCCGAGCGCATCATCAACTGGTGCCCCCGCTGTCTGACGGCCATCTCGGACATCGAGGTGGAGTACCAGGACGACGACGGCGAGCTGGTCTCCATGAAGTACGGCGAGGGGGACGACGCCATCGTCGTCGCCACCACCCGTGCCGAGACGATGCTCGGTGACACGGCCGTCGCCGTCCACCCCGAGGACGAGCGCTACAAGCACCTGGTCGGCAAGCTCATCAAGCTCCCGCTGACCGACCGCTCCATCCCGGTCGTCGCCGACGCCCACGTCGACCCCGAGTTCGGCACCGGCGCCGTCAAGGTGACCCCGGCGCACGACCCGAACGACTTCGAGATCGGCCAGCGCCACGACCTGCCCTCCATCACCGTGATGGACGAGCACGCCGTGATCACCGTCCACGGCCCCTTCCAGGGCATGGACCGCCTGGAGGCCCGCTCCGCGATCGTCGCCGCGCTGCGCGCCGAGGGCCGGATCGTCGCCGAGAAGCGGCCGTACGTCCACTCCGTCGGCCACTGCTCGCGCTGCAAGACCACCATCGAGCCGCGCCTGTCCATGCAGTGGTGGGTCAAGGTCGGCCCGCTCGCCAAGGCCGCGGGCGACGCGGTCCGCGAGGGGAAGGTCAAGATCCATCCGCAGGAGATGGAGAAGCGGTACTTCGACTGGGTCGACAACCTCCACGACTGGTGCATCTCGCGGCAGTTGTGGTGGGGCCACCGGATCCCGGTGTGGTACGGCCCCGAGGGCGAAGTCGTCTGCGTCGGCCCCGGCGAGGAGCCGCCCGCGGGCGAGGGCTGGCACCAGGACACCGACGTGCTCGACACCTGGTTCTCCTCCGGCCTGTGGCCCTTCTCCACCATGGGCTGGCCGGAGCGGACCGAGTCGCTCGCGAAGTTCTACCCGAACTCCGTCCTGGTCACCGGCTACGACATCCTGTTCTTCTGGGTCGCCCGGATGATGATGTTCGGCCTGTACGCGATGGACGGCACCCCGCCGTTCCACACCATCGCCCTGCACGGCATGGTCCGCGACCAGTTCGGCAAGAAGATGTCGAAGTCCTTCGGCAACGCGGTCAACCCGCTGGACTGGATGGACAAGTACGGCAGCGACGCCCTGCGCTTCACGCTGGCCCGCGGCGCCAACCCGGGCGTCGACGTGCCGATCGGCGAGGACTGGGTCCAGGGCTCGCGCAACTTCGCCAACAAGATCTGGAACGCCACGCGCTTCGCGCTGATGAACGGCGCGACGGTCGAGGGCCCGCTGCCCGAGGCGTCCAGGCTCTCGGCGACGGACCGCTGGATCCTCTCCCGCCTCAACTCGGTCGTGGCCGAGGTCGACGCGCTGTACGAGGACTTCCAGTTCGCCAAGCTGTCGGACGCCCTCTTCCACTTCGCGTGGGACGAGGTCTTCGACTGGTACGTCGAGCTGTCCAAGACCGTCTTCCAGGCGGGCGGCGAGCCGGCCGAGGTCTCCCAGCGGGTCCTGGGCGAGGTCCTGGACGTCACCCTGAAGCTGCTGCACCCGGTGGTCCCGTTCGTCACGGAGACGCTGTGGACGACGCTGACCGGCGGCGAGTCGCTCGTCATCGCCGAGTGGCCGACCGACAGCGGCTTCCGCGACGCGGCCGCCGAGCAGGAGATCTCCGCGCTCCAGTCCGTGATCACCGAGGTCCGCCGCTTCCGCGCCGACCAGGGCCTCCAGCCCGGCCAGCGGGTCCCGGCCCGGCTGACCCTGGACGGCACGGCGCTGGCGCCGCACGAGGCGGCCATCCGCCAGCTGCTGCGCCTCCAGCCGGAGGGCGACTCCTTCACCGCGACGGCCACCCTGCCGATCGCCGGCGCCGAGGTCGCCCTCGACCTCTCCGGCACGATCGACGTGGCCGCCGAGCGCAAGCGCCTGGCGAAGGACCTCGCCGCCGCCGAGAAGGAAAAGGCCCAGGCCACCGCCAAGCTGGGCAACGAGGCGTTCCTCGCCAAGGCCCCGGACAACGTGGTCGACAAGATCCGAACCCGCCTCGCCAAGGCGGAGGACGACATCACCCGCATCCAGTCCCAGCTGGAGAAGCTCCCGCAGGCGTAA